From Butyricimonas paravirosa, one genomic window encodes:
- a CDS encoding FimB/Mfa2 family fimbrial subunit codes for MKSYLKIIPYLICILFASCASDDSRPAQTPRQVNVALTVTLPEPENVHSLARSYTDSEIRNVDVLVFDEDGKFMERVKVDGGELTPSGTEISFSIRLDATSKRRVIHLVTNGRTPDGVTDRLNFGDVTPAMLESVAMLALKTSTFTGTLVDNVMPLIMWGRVELPTGINIVTNADNVKLLRAVACVQVKKGAVDATNGLNDFTVQSITVNKGADCGYLTPTNYSTTVTPVTGRPLSGSTLNYANGWSDGETPSLYIYERNCTSGDYMGVIIKAMYKGKEGYYKVVMVDNGGTPLNVVRNHRYIITVVSVNGPGYASVTDAINFAPSNALKVELTDEDSDFPCIVADAQHRMTMSNNVFNLYGKNQTTSVANGIEICTVYSSRGVTPVVTGGTTWLTGLQVQSLGNNKFKIVGNFAGTSTLVSTTLTLTCDNLSQSVEVSWNPEISTLKDSDSYVLDLVNVTNHNWTIQIMNPSSTTWLALHPTASLPAAFPGVDGFLSELNSNYYTHAYLHIGFGSNRNGRVQMSSVVGGKTKACKIIIVQ; via the coding sequence ATGAAATCATATCTCAAAATAATACCATATTTAATATGCATATTATTCGCCTCTTGTGCCAGTGATGATAGTCGTCCTGCACAGACACCTCGTCAAGTGAATGTAGCTCTTACCGTGACTCTGCCGGAGCCGGAAAACGTACACTCGCTTGCCCGTTCCTACACGGATAGCGAGATCCGGAACGTGGATGTGCTGGTGTTCGACGAGGATGGGAAGTTCATGGAACGGGTGAAGGTGGATGGTGGAGAGTTGACACCAAGCGGGACGGAGATTTCTTTTTCGATACGTTTGGATGCTACCTCGAAACGACGTGTTATTCATTTGGTGACTAACGGGAGAACTCCTGACGGGGTGACTGATCGACTGAATTTTGGGGATGTTACTCCGGCAATGTTGGAAAGTGTGGCTATGCTTGCATTGAAGACATCGACGTTTACGGGAACTCTGGTGGACAACGTGATGCCTTTGATCATGTGGGGACGTGTTGAACTCCCGACGGGAATTAATATCGTGACGAACGCTGATAACGTGAAACTGTTACGTGCCGTGGCTTGTGTACAGGTAAAAAAAGGTGCGGTTGACGCCACGAACGGATTGAATGATTTTACAGTTCAAAGTATAACAGTGAACAAGGGTGCCGATTGCGGCTACTTGACCCCGACGAATTATTCAACAACTGTTACTCCCGTGACGGGACGTCCTCTTTCCGGTAGTACATTGAATTACGCGAATGGATGGTCGGACGGGGAAACCCCTTCCTTGTATATTTACGAGCGGAATTGCACGTCGGGCGATTACATGGGCGTAATCATTAAGGCCATGTATAAAGGAAAAGAGGGGTATTATAAAGTGGTGATGGTAGATAATGGAGGGACTCCCTTGAATGTCGTGCGGAATCATCGTTATATCATCACGGTGGTCAGCGTGAACGGTCCTGGATATGCCAGCGTGACGGATGCGATCAATTTTGCCCCGTCAAATGCCTTGAAGGTGGAATTGACGGATGAAGATTCCGATTTCCCTTGTATCGTGGCTGACGCCCAACACCGGATGACGATGTCCAATAACGTGTTTAACTTGTATGGTAAAAACCAAACGACCTCTGTTGCTAACGGTATTGAAATTTGCACGGTGTACTCAAGCCGTGGTGTTACGCCAGTGGTGACGGGAGGAACAACTTGGCTTACCGGCTTGCAAGTCCAGTCGTTGGGAAATAACAAGTTTAAGATTGTCGGGAACTTTGCGGGAACATCTACTTTAGTATCTACAACTTTGACACTTACTTGTGATAATTTGTCCCAGTCTGTTGAGGTCAGTTGGAACCCGGAAATCTCCACTCTAAAAGATAGCGATTCGTATGTTTTGGATTTAGTGAATGTTACAAATCATAACTGGACCATACAGATTATGAATCCGTCGTCTACTACCTGGTTGGCCTTGCATCCTACCGCCAGCTTGCCTGCTGCCTTCCCGGGTGTAGACGGTTTTTTATCGGAGCTTAATAGTAATTATTATACTCATGCTTATCTGCATATAGGTTTTGGAAGTAACAGAAACGGAAGGGTGCAGATGAGTTCAGTTGTTGGCGGTAAGACAAAAGCGTGTAAAATAATCATTGTTCAATAA
- a CDS encoding RagB/SusD family nutrient uptake outer membrane protein, whose product MKKILIVFSIIIGLTNCQLVDVLEQDPMYELDLENAITSPEMAELALTGTYGCLPAKSTNYTFATLSGSFMSGALLRQNFITSGVSIYYSENYLPTLSYSTFGDEEWGCDYEVIKNVNYLLQALEKLDDSEFKAGRKAEIIGECHFLTALSYFRLLRQFSEFWDENSNYGILIRDEIPSVSNAVKVRATVAQSYEEIYKHLEIALNQAPEYTTSTQASVQAAKALKAVVLFYQGKYSEAAVAADEAITSTNPLDPSYSNVFTNAETSKEVIFCRAFGTDDVSDVSYFMEKAFGATGIWGPSESYMNLIEGDPRKDLVTENKDVVYNGVTYNVNTVKKLYIPGEGVPVIFLRTAELYLIKAEALARSNASIADAWAPIKELRNRVGADMTEPASRDELMDEIFKEWWIEMAFENWHEWFATRRFDRLLEMNKSLAEQLEDEQEKDKEDEDGGNSFEQAFLQKLEWRKIYNIPTSEINANSACEQNPGY is encoded by the coding sequence ATGAAAAAAATACTGATTGTATTTTCAATTATAATAGGTCTTACCAATTGTCAATTGGTGGATGTGTTGGAACAGGATCCAATGTATGAGTTGGATCTTGAAAATGCGATAACCTCGCCTGAAATGGCAGAATTAGCTTTGACCGGTACGTATGGTTGTTTACCGGCAAAAAGTACAAATTACACGTTTGCCACATTGAGTGGTAGTTTTATGTCGGGAGCTTTATTGCGTCAGAATTTTATTACTTCCGGGGTTTCTATTTATTATTCAGAGAATTATTTGCCGACTCTTTCCTATAGTACCTTCGGGGATGAAGAGTGGGGATGTGATTATGAGGTCATTAAGAATGTTAATTATTTGTTGCAAGCCTTGGAGAAACTTGATGATAGTGAATTCAAGGCTGGTAGAAAAGCAGAAATTATCGGTGAATGTCATTTTCTTACGGCATTGTCGTATTTCAGATTATTACGCCAATTTAGTGAGTTCTGGGATGAAAATAGTAATTATGGTATTTTGATTCGGGACGAAATACCCTCGGTTTCTAATGCCGTGAAAGTGCGTGCTACTGTTGCTCAAAGTTACGAGGAGATTTATAAGCACTTGGAAATAGCTTTGAATCAGGCTCCGGAATACACGACTTCTACACAGGCTTCCGTGCAAGCGGCAAAAGCTTTGAAGGCCGTCGTGTTATTTTATCAAGGAAAATATAGTGAGGCCGCTGTTGCTGCGGACGAGGCTATTACATCGACAAATCCTTTAGATCCTAGCTATTCTAATGTATTCACGAATGCGGAGACATCGAAAGAGGTTATTTTTTGCCGTGCTTTTGGTACGGATGACGTGTCTGATGTGTCATATTTTATGGAGAAAGCTTTTGGTGCCACCGGTATTTGGGGACCGTCAGAAAGTTATATGAATTTGATAGAAGGAGATCCCCGAAAAGATTTGGTTACGGAGAATAAAGATGTTGTTTATAACGGAGTAACCTATAATGTGAATACCGTGAAAAAATTATATATCCCGGGAGAGGGTGTTCCTGTAATATTTTTACGTACTGCAGAATTGTATTTGATTAAAGCCGAAGCTTTGGCTCGTAGTAATGCTTCGATTGCTGATGCTTGGGCTCCGATTAAAGAGTTGCGTAATCGAGTAGGTGCTGATATGACAGAGCCAGCTAGTCGAGATGAATTGATGGACGAAATTTTTAAAGAGTGGTGGATCGAGATGGCTTTTGAAAATTGGCATGAGTGGTTTGCTACGCGGAGATTTGATCGGTTGCTAGAGATGAACAAGAGTTTGGCAGAGCAATTGGAAGATGAACAGGAAAAAGATAAAGAAGATGAGGATGGAGGTAATAGTTTCGAGCAAGCATTTTTGCAGAAATTAGAGTGGAGAAAAATTTATAATATCCCAACATCAGAAATTAATGCCAATTCTGCATGTGAGCAAAATCCCGGATACTAA
- a CDS encoding anti-sigma factor family protein, with amino-acid sequence MDDCKFRMVEMMHLYLSGAITDEEMQELQKWLDAAPENRAMFDRVCKGKDILYKYRMYKKIDHRAAYERCEKRAGIKRKSIGVWLKYAAMLLLPLGTIFVLLRNNEHEQPVEVATVDILPGETKATLILADGKSVVLQHDTTRDIVVGEGVNAKNSGSGIVYSANGNEKRDLQYNVLQTPRGGSTKSRWQTVRWFN; translated from the coding sequence ATGGATGATTGTAAATTTAGAATGGTTGAAATGATGCATCTTTATTTGTCTGGGGCAATTACGGATGAAGAGATGCAGGAATTGCAAAAATGGTTGGATGCGGCACCGGAGAACCGGGCCATGTTTGACCGGGTTTGTAAGGGAAAGGATATTTTATACAAGTATAGAATGTACAAGAAAATTGATCATAGAGCAGCTTACGAGCGTTGTGAAAAACGAGCCGGTATAAAGAGAAAGAGTATCGGAGTGTGGTTGAAATATGCGGCGATGTTATTACTTCCTTTGGGGACAATTTTCGTACTGCTAAGAAATAATGAACACGAACAACCCGTGGAGGTTGCTACCGTGGATATTCTTCCGGGAGAAACGAAGGCAACCCTGATTCTGGCAGATGGGAAATCGGTGGTATTACAACATGATACGACCCGTGATATAGTCGTAGGTGAGGGTGTGAATGCGAAGAATTCCGGTAGCGGGATCGTGTATTCTGCAAATGGGAATGAGAAGAGGGATTTACAATATAATGTATTACAAACACCGAGGGGGGGGAGTACCAAATCACGTTGGCAGACGGTTCGATGGTTCAATTGA
- a CDS encoding FecR family protein: MVQLNSGTQLKFPVVFDKEKREVYLTGEAFFEVQKDEKRPFYVIADGIKIRVYGTSFNVNTHDKERVQTVLVEGSIGLSAEKGGPEYRMKPSQLGEYRRTDASVNVKTVDIEPYVSWKDGFFVFENQTMEQIMNTLSLWYDVNIFYTNEQLKNLHFTGHVKRYDQIDNILKAIKSAVGVTFTIKDRTICISK; encoded by the coding sequence ATGGTTCAATTGAATTCTGGCACTCAATTGAAGTTTCCGGTGGTGTTTGATAAAGAGAAAAGAGAGGTATATTTAACGGGGGAGGCCTTTTTTGAAGTACAGAAAGATGAAAAGCGTCCTTTTTACGTGATTGCAGACGGAATCAAAATCCGGGTGTATGGGACGTCTTTTAACGTGAACACGCATGATAAAGAACGAGTGCAGACGGTGTTGGTGGAAGGGTCGATTGGATTGAGTGCTGAAAAGGGAGGGCCGGAATACCGGATGAAACCTTCACAACTGGGAGAATACAGGCGGACGGATGCATCCGTGAACGTGAAAACGGTAGATATTGAACCTTATGTTTCTTGGAAAGATGGCTTTTTCGTGTTTGAAAATCAAACCATGGAACAGATCATGAACACGCTTTCTTTGTGGTATGACGTGAATATTTTTTACACGAACGAGCAATTAAAGAATTTACATTTTACGGGACATGTGAAACGTTATGATCAGATTGATAATATTTTAAAAGCAATTAAAAGTGCGGTTGGCGTCACTTTTACAATAAAAGATAGAACGATTTGTATTTCTAAATAA
- a CDS encoding BACON domain-containing carbohydrate-binding protein, which yields MAGKYINILLAGLLTILLLACSDDRDSLSGQASGDPLLTFNMTRAGGDIVSNTLVYLFDGDGGDAGRFNQKVQRVTYAPDRLSMTVAAGTWNIALVTANTDFSGGLIQPMRSAAREDLKMWETRTSGGVLPSMPELRTANIDGQLVIGGQDNSVPGTTILSRNVALVKVVIADAGGLDVNGTHNFALKDVPTTLNWEGGLFPTAKNPRVSSVPMTGTFRVKDSTSLPGHQRSDTLYFVIPAHKGNDYLSVNPKDTTESHMKVSVDLACEGGIRFKKTDVVIPRVPRVNGILLVRLLVGGKLDVTADVLGWEDVELNADLSQTQLYTDKASVGLSHKDTLYVNTNALDFTVDYPTGGWITSVRKIADNGVEITANVDTYVDGQPRSSYITVKANNVTKKIPVTQRPDEGTITVDNKRLVFCPNLHENRQVAITSTGGNWKFLTTNPRKAAANVQSGNAGISNVNFTRSSVAYNKTLDEGHLVYGDTLVIVKNVMTLDTDTIRLVNCYIYVDNDNTIDASAPQGTETQAVTNSQDVVVYGGTKMIENFVPQQTWIHDISWDPIGQILSFTTDRNTGNANPEDNDEPRSGTMRFRHASCPDYEVTANVYQDIIVTIPPFHYFVVKFTWSGSTDVDIAVEFAGNHLTNVGSNNSEYDKIPVGFGMQDNNPGKGVTGSGGGNTDGRVSFAYNGGTLLEWGGDARSGQGETTFFNAPLFEGDANSPRKIKLEVYAIWYTSSRPSNTAMNLHMYAYENGTMERGTNASGDNNKFNFYNRGGTLLYSEGYAITVTSYGSSKAKTYTTSYGHIATITYDRVKHSASVSVHVPNTKLTTTRSMNTNAVETSSEEVIVEPEMIGRDENGKAIYAE from the coding sequence ATGGCAGGAAAATATATAAACATATTGTTAGCGGGGTTATTGACTATTCTCCTACTAGCTTGCTCGGACGACAGGGATTCCCTGTCCGGGCAAGCGAGTGGAGATCCTTTACTGACTTTCAACATGACGAGAGCGGGTGGGGATATTGTCAGTAACACGTTGGTCTATCTTTTTGATGGAGATGGAGGTGATGCCGGAAGATTCAACCAGAAGGTTCAGAGGGTAACTTATGCCCCGGATCGACTGTCGATGACTGTCGCTGCCGGGACGTGGAATATAGCCCTTGTGACTGCCAATACTGATTTTAGTGGCGGCTTGATTCAACCTATGCGTAGCGCGGCTCGTGAAGATTTGAAGATGTGGGAGACCCGAACATCGGGAGGGGTATTACCTTCCATGCCGGAATTACGCACGGCCAATATCGATGGTCAATTGGTTATTGGCGGGCAGGATAATTCGGTTCCAGGAACTACTATATTGTCACGAAACGTGGCTCTGGTAAAGGTGGTTATCGCGGATGCGGGTGGATTGGACGTGAACGGGACGCATAATTTCGCATTGAAGGATGTGCCGACTACCTTGAACTGGGAGGGAGGATTATTCCCGACTGCAAAGAACCCTAGGGTGAGTTCCGTGCCGATGACCGGGACTTTCCGGGTCAAGGATAGTACCTCGTTACCGGGACACCAACGTAGTGACACGTTGTATTTTGTTATCCCGGCTCACAAGGGAAACGATTACCTGAGTGTTAACCCGAAAGATACGACGGAGAGTCACATGAAAGTGAGTGTGGACTTGGCTTGTGAGGGGGGAATTCGTTTTAAAAAGACAGATGTTGTAATCCCGCGGGTGCCCCGTGTGAACGGTATATTACTTGTGCGTCTTCTGGTAGGTGGAAAACTGGACGTGACGGCTGATGTTTTGGGTTGGGAGGATGTGGAATTGAATGCTGACCTGTCACAGACACAGCTTTACACGGATAAAGCATCCGTGGGACTATCACATAAAGATACGCTTTACGTGAACACGAATGCCTTGGATTTTACGGTGGATTACCCGACAGGAGGTTGGATTACTTCCGTTCGGAAGATTGCGGATAACGGGGTCGAGATTACGGCTAACGTGGACACTTACGTGGATGGCCAACCTCGTAGTTCTTATATCACGGTCAAAGCGAATAACGTGACGAAAAAGATTCCCGTGACGCAAAGACCGGATGAGGGAACGATTACCGTGGATAATAAACGATTGGTTTTCTGCCCGAATCTTCATGAGAATAGACAAGTTGCGATTACGAGTACCGGTGGTAACTGGAAATTCCTGACCACGAATCCCAGAAAGGCTGCTGCAAACGTGCAGAGTGGAAATGCCGGGATAAGTAACGTTAACTTCACCCGTTCTTCTGTTGCTTACAACAAAACTTTGGATGAGGGACATCTTGTTTATGGAGATACGCTTGTCATTGTGAAGAATGTTATGACGCTGGATACGGATACGATTCGATTGGTGAATTGCTATATCTACGTGGATAATGATAACACGATTGATGCTTCTGCACCACAAGGAACGGAAACACAAGCGGTAACCAATTCACAGGATGTGGTTGTGTACGGGGGAACGAAGATGATAGAGAATTTTGTTCCGCAACAAACTTGGATTCATGATATTTCTTGGGATCCGATTGGACAGATATTGTCATTTACCACGGATCGTAACACGGGAAATGCAAATCCGGAGGATAATGATGAACCTCGTTCGGGAACCATGAGATTCAGACATGCCTCGTGTCCGGATTATGAAGTGACGGCTAATGTTTATCAGGATATTATCGTGACGATACCGCCGTTCCATTATTTCGTGGTGAAGTTTACTTGGAGTGGTTCTACGGATGTTGATATTGCCGTGGAGTTTGCCGGAAACCATCTTACAAATGTGGGTTCGAATAATAGTGAATATGATAAAATACCTGTCGGATTTGGTATGCAAGATAACAATCCCGGAAAAGGAGTCACAGGAAGTGGTGGTGGTAATACTGATGGAAGAGTATCTTTTGCTTATAATGGAGGGACTCTTTTGGAATGGGGTGGAGATGCTAGATCAGGGCAAGGTGAAACTACATTTTTTAATGCTCCGTTGTTTGAAGGGGATGCTAATTCTCCTCGTAAAATAAAATTGGAAGTTTATGCTATTTGGTATACTTCAAGTAGACCATCAAATACAGCGATGAATCTTCACATGTACGCATATGAGAATGGTACGATGGAAAGGGGGACGAATGCATCTGGAGATAATAATAAGTTTAATTTTTATAATAGGGGAGGTACTCTCCTGTATTCAGAAGGTTATGCTATAACTGTTACAAGTTATGGATCAAGTAAAGCTAAAACTTACACAACTTCCTATGGGCATATAGCTACAATTACTTATGATAGGGTGAAACATTCGGCTTCGGTTTCTGTGCATGTTCCTAACACGAAATTGACGACTACTAGGAGTATGAATACGAATGCGGTTGAAACTTCAAGTGAAGAGGTGATTGTAGAACCTGAAATGATTGGACGTGATGAAAATGGGAAAGCCATTTATGCTGAATAA
- a CDS encoding TonB-dependent receptor, with translation MKLTVLFIFVFSFTLVANTSAQQERVNLNLKNVSIRTLFGEIQKQTALSFVYNMELTQHLGQVSVKAKQEAVESVLNRVLANTGLSYKFEGDIIVICESIPTQPVQSEQKKEIVIEGKVVDKDSMAIIGATVLVKGTTLGTATDLDGNFKLTVPSAENIELEFSFVGMKKQFVKVKGLSNPAPLKVVMEDEAVGVDEVVVVGYGVTATRDLTGQVASLNEEQLSKKSATNVETMLQNAAAGVVVSLASSNPSEKIRVRVRGEASLTGDNEPLYVVDGMPVTSDVMSAISPSDIQSMDVLKDASAAAIYGSRGANGVVIVTTKRGKSGKPDLNVNYAFSVDSRINNFSTLDGDEFREYVRYVAEQTLKVDPSNKTANSILKEGSTDLKSGNTDWYKELKRPSHRHDLNLSVRGGGEHSNYYISLGVLDYQGMVEHDDFTRYTGRINLDYDITDFLKFGTSTTLGYTDVSSPGISLYTAIGFRPDYPIYNEDGSYYKEGNSYNPVAQNDAKSYNDNYSILSTSFLELNIWKGLKLKTTLSLNQNMSYSESYKPTYLTSDNKGYGTESTSRSFTTVFDNTLSWVGRINDIHALDAVVGISFERTKRRGFGVDAKNYPMDKVLTGITNASEIVRKSGSGTVYGLQSSFARINYRLLDKYLLTFTARYDGSSSFGSNNRYGFFPSGAIAWRVSDESFMRNVKFLDDLKIKFSVGKTGVQNFDLGSYANKDLYSTGSYLDNPSIVHSQLGNKDIKWETTLQYDLGIDFSILRSLLSGSIAYYRKNTDDLIWTYTPPSSLAVEPIPTNVGSVRNQGIEISLRANLLRGKKDWSWELGLNASHNRNKVLELVEQGETDNGMGITIQGSGNQVLAEGHAMGAFFGYQYEGIIQDQATINELNAQAVAAGKNTYNGSGLRPGHLLLRDVDGNGYIDNKDRMIIGSPEADLIGGLTSTLAYKRLSLYMHFGFQIGGKKLFNKTLQNLPNQLTGLVDYNLDNRWSEDNRDAKLPAMYIGDGVAPNTSLSLFNASNLRLQELRLSYDIPKLWGGKYLNSGEIYFTANNLFVITEYPGQDPSTIGSATSNYGSNYENWNYPSSRTFSFGVKLNF, from the coding sequence ATGAAATTGACTGTACTATTTATTTTTGTGTTCTCGTTTACCCTTGTTGCTAATACAAGTGCGCAGCAAGAACGAGTAAATTTGAATTTAAAGAATGTGTCTATCCGGACCTTGTTCGGAGAGATTCAAAAACAGACGGCTTTGTCTTTCGTGTATAACATGGAACTGACACAACATTTGGGACAGGTATCCGTGAAGGCAAAACAGGAGGCCGTGGAAAGTGTTTTGAACCGGGTTTTAGCGAACACGGGGCTTTCCTACAAATTCGAGGGGGACATCATTGTGATTTGTGAATCTATCCCGACACAGCCCGTGCAGAGCGAGCAGAAGAAAGAAATTGTCATTGAAGGGAAAGTGGTGGATAAAGATTCAATGGCAATTATCGGGGCAACCGTTTTGGTGAAGGGTACGACCTTGGGAACAGCAACGGATTTGGACGGTAATTTTAAATTGACCGTGCCGAGTGCCGAGAACATCGAACTGGAGTTTTCATTCGTGGGAATGAAAAAACAATTTGTGAAAGTGAAAGGTTTGTCGAATCCTGCCCCACTGAAAGTGGTCATGGAGGACGAGGCAGTCGGTGTAGACGAAGTTGTGGTTGTTGGATATGGGGTTACTGCAACAAGAGATTTGACCGGACAGGTGGCCTCTTTGAACGAGGAACAATTAAGTAAGAAAAGTGCGACTAATGTGGAGACCATGCTGCAGAATGCGGCAGCCGGGGTTGTTGTTTCTCTAGCATCATCCAATCCGAGCGAGAAGATTCGGGTACGGGTTCGTGGAGAAGCTTCGTTGACGGGAGATAACGAGCCTTTGTATGTAGTGGATGGTATGCCCGTGACTTCCGACGTGATGAGTGCGATCTCTCCATCGGATATTCAATCCATGGACGTGTTGAAGGATGCATCTGCGGCAGCGATTTACGGTTCTAGAGGTGCTAATGGTGTGGTCATCGTAACTACGAAACGCGGTAAAAGTGGAAAGCCGGATCTGAATGTAAATTATGCTTTTAGCGTGGATTCAAGAATTAATAATTTCTCCACGTTGGATGGGGATGAGTTTCGTGAGTACGTGCGTTATGTGGCAGAGCAGACACTAAAAGTGGATCCTTCCAATAAAACGGCAAATTCTATTTTGAAAGAAGGTAGTACGGATTTGAAGTCCGGTAACACGGATTGGTATAAAGAGTTGAAACGTCCTTCTCATCGACATGATTTGAATTTATCTGTTCGTGGTGGTGGTGAACATTCAAATTACTATATCTCTTTGGGTGTTTTGGATTATCAGGGAATGGTTGAGCATGACGATTTTACCCGTTACACGGGACGTATAAACCTAGACTATGATATTACAGATTTCTTGAAGTTTGGAACATCGACCACGTTAGGATACACGGATGTCAGCTCTCCAGGTATTTCTTTGTACACGGCTATTGGATTCCGGCCTGATTATCCGATATATAATGAAGATGGAAGTTATTACAAAGAAGGAAATTCATATAACCCTGTTGCACAGAATGATGCGAAGAGTTATAATGATAATTATAGTATTTTGTCCACGTCGTTTTTGGAATTGAATATTTGGAAAGGATTGAAATTAAAGACTACGTTATCATTGAATCAGAATATGTCTTATTCGGAATCTTATAAACCGACATATTTGACCTCAGATAATAAAGGGTATGGAACGGAATCGACAAGTCGTTCGTTTACTACGGTTTTTGATAATACGTTGTCTTGGGTAGGGCGTATCAATGATATTCATGCTTTGGATGCCGTGGTTGGTATTTCATTTGAACGTACGAAAAGACGTGGTTTTGGAGTAGATGCTAAAAATTATCCGATGGATAAGGTTTTGACTGGAATCACGAATGCCAGTGAAATTGTACGTAAAAGCGGAAGTGGTACGGTATATGGCTTGCAGTCTTCTTTTGCCCGTATAAATTATCGTTTACTAGATAAGTATTTACTTACTTTCACGGCTCGTTATGATGGTTCATCCTCTTTTGGTTCCAATAATCGGTATGGTTTCTTCCCCTCGGGGGCTATTGCATGGCGCGTGAGTGATGAGAGTTTTATGAGAAATGTCAAGTTCCTGGATGATTTGAAGATTAAATTCAGTGTAGGTAAGACGGGAGTTCAGAACTTTGATTTGGGAAGTTATGCTAATAAGGATTTATATTCAACAGGAAGTTATTTGGATAATCCTTCTATTGTTCATAGCCAGCTTGGAAATAAGGATATTAAGTGGGAAACTACATTGCAATATGATTTGGGTATTGACTTTTCAATCTTACGTTCTTTACTGAGTGGTAGTATAGCATATTATCGCAAGAATACCGATGATTTGATCTGGACTTACACTCCGCCTTCAAGTTTGGCCGTAGAACCAATCCCAACAAACGTGGGGTCTGTACGAAATCAAGGTATTGAAATCTCTCTTCGTGCTAATTTGTTACGCGGAAAGAAAGATTGGAGCTGGGAATTAGGATTGAATGCTTCTCATAACCGGAATAAAGTGCTGGAGCTTGTGGAACAAGGTGAAACAGATAACGGAATGGGAATTACGATACAAGGGTCCGGAAACCAAGTATTGGCAGAAGGACATGCGATGGGTGCATTCTTTGGTTATCAATATGAAGGAATTATTCAGGATCAGGCCACAATTAACGAGTTGAATGCCCAGGCTGTGGCTGCCGGCAAAAATACTTACAATGGGTCTGGCTTACGTCCGGGACACTTGTTACTCCGGGATGTGGATGGAAACGGTTACATTGATAATAAAGACCGAATGATTATCGGTTCTCCGGAAGCTGACCTTATTGGAGGATTAACCTCGACATTAGCTTATAAGCGTTTGAGTTTATATATGCATTTCGGATTTCAGATAGGAGGAAAGAAATTGTTTAATAAAACATTACAAAACTTACCGAATCAATTGACCGGATTGGTGGATTATAATTTGGATAATCGTTGGAGTGAAGATAATAGAGATGCTAAATTACCAGCCATGTATATTGGTGATGGGGTTGCTCCAAATACTTCTTTATCCTTATTTAATGCCTCTAATCTTCGTTTGCAGGAACTTCGTTTATCCTATGATATTCCAAAATTGTGGGGAGGTAAATACTTGAATTCCGGAGAGATTTATTTCACGGCAAATAATCTTTTCGTGATCACGGAATATCCGGGACAAGATCCGAGTACGATCGGTTCGGCGACTTCAAATTATGGTTCAAATTATGAGAATTGGAATTACCCGTCTTCACGTACGTTCTCTTTTGGTGTTAAACTTAATTTCTAA
- a CDS encoding RNA polymerase sigma-70 factor, with the protein MTKREESFLQRINTKQPEAFRELFSEFYNSLVLFAMGFVEQQDVAEDIVQEVFIAVWERDAQYPTYNAFRSFLYNSVKNAGLNHLKHKNVEEKYLASLNLEDEGDDIDLKMMEEELYRLLFKTIDELPDKCRNIFLLHLEGKGNEEIALLLNLSILTVKTQKKRAMSYIRERLGRVYFVMMSLGII; encoded by the coding sequence ATGACAAAGAGGGAAGAATCGTTCTTACAACGGATAAACACGAAGCAACCAGAAGCTTTTCGTGAATTATTCAGCGAATTTTATAATTCGCTGGTTCTTTTTGCGATGGGGTTTGTCGAGCAGCAGGACGTGGCGGAAGATATTGTGCAGGAGGTGTTTATTGCCGTTTGGGAACGGGATGCCCAATATCCGACTTACAATGCTTTTCGTAGTTTCCTTTATAATTCAGTGAAGAATGCCGGCTTGAATCATCTGAAACACAAGAACGTGGAGGAGAAGTATCTTGCCTCGTTGAATCTTGAGGATGAAGGGGATGATATTGATTTGAAAATGATGGAGGAGGAGTTGTATCGCCTGTTGTTTAAGACGATAGATGAACTTCCGGATAAATGTAGGAATATCTTTTTATTGCATTTGGAAGGAAAAGGAAACGAGGAGATTGCTCTTTTGTTGAATTTATCCATATTAACGGTTAAGACACAGAAAAAACGGGCCATGTCATATATTCGGGAACGTTTGGGACGGGTGTATTTCGTGATGATGTCTTTGGGAATAATCTGA